A DNA window from Lepidochelys kempii isolate rLepKem1 chromosome 9, rLepKem1.hap2, whole genome shotgun sequence contains the following coding sequences:
- the FAM199X gene encoding protein FAM199X gives MSEALYEKFLAPDEPCPLLCHQPPPRAASLSEEGCLDVSDFGCQLSSCHRTDPLRRFHSSRWNLTSCGTSVASSECSEELFSSVSVGDQDDCYSLLDDQEFTSFDLFPEGSVCSDVSSSISTYWDWSDSEFEWQLPGSDIASGSDVLSDVIPSIPSSPCLLPKKKNKHRNLDELPWSAMTNDEQVEYIEYLSRKVSTEMGLREQLDIIKIIDPTAQISPTDSEFIIELNCLTDEKLKQVRNYVKEHGPRQRPAREGWKRSSYGGGGVGGASACSSSASLVSSASSGSSSPGNSAASSSAAVSRAHSDSNLPASAAERLRDSKKRSKQRKLQQKALRKRQLKEQRQARKERLSGLFLNEEVLSLKVTEEDHEGDVDVLM, from the exons ATGAGCGAGGCGTTGTACGAGAAGTTCCTGGCCCCGGAcgagccctgccccctgctctgccaccagCCCCCGCCGCGGGCCGCCAGCCTGAGCGAGGAGGGCTGCCTGGATGTCAGCGACTTCGGCTGCCAGCTCTCGTCCTGCCACCGCACCGACCCGCTGCGCCGCTTCCACTCCAGCAG GTGGAACTTGACTTCTTGTGGAACAAGTGTAGCCAGCTCAGAATGCAGCGAGGAGCTGTTTTCATCAGTTTCAGTTGGTGATCAGGATGACTGCTATTCTCTGCTGGATGACCAGGAGTTCACGTCTtttgatctgttcccagagggTAGTGTCTGCAGTGATGTCTCCTCTTCTATTAGCACATATTGGGATTGGTCAGACAGCGAGTTTGAGTGGCAG TTGCCTGGCAGTGACATTGCAAGTGGGAGTGATGTACTTTCTGATGTCATACCTAGTATTCCAAGCTCTCCATGCTTacttccaaaaaagaaaaacaagcataGGAATCTTGATGAACTCCCGTGGAGCGCAATGACAAATGATGAACAG GTTGAATATATTGAATACCTGAGTCGGAAAGTCAGTACCGAGATGGGTCTTCGAGAGCAACTtgatattattaaaattattgaTCCCACTGCTCAGATCTCGCCTACAGATAGCGAGTTTATTATTGAATTAAACTGTCTTACggatgaaaaattgaaacag GTGAGAAACTATGTCAAGGAACACGGCCCGCGGCAGCGGCCTGCAAGGGAAGGCTGGAAGAGAAGCAGCTACGGCGGCGGCGGTGTGGGTGGGGCAAGTGCCTGCAGTAGCAGTGCCAGTCTGGTCAGCTCAGCAAGCAGCGGCAGCTCCAGCCCGGGCAACTCGGCTGCCAGCTCCAGCGCCGCCGTGAGCCGAGCGCACAGTGACAGTAACTTACCCGCGAGCGCCGCCGAGAGACTCCGGGACTCAAAG AAACGATCTAAGCAACGGAAGCTACAGCAAAAGGCTTTACGCAAGAGACAGCTGAAGGAGCAGAGACAGGCTCGGAAGGAAAGACTGAGTGGATTGTTTCTTAATGAAGAAGTGCTCTCTTTAAAAGTGACTGAGGAGGACCATGAAGGAGATGTGGATGTTTTAATGTGA